From the genome of Labrus bergylta chromosome 12, fLabBer1.1, whole genome shotgun sequence, one region includes:
- the gnat2 gene encoding guanine nucleotide-binding protein G(t) subunit alpha-2: MGAGASAEDKKSKELEKQLQEDADKDSKTVKLLLLGAGESGKSTIVKQMKILHQGGYTKEEQLEFRAIIYGNILQSALAIIRGMEMLAIDFGSPASQEDAQKLQNLSDSIEEGTMPTELADVIKKLWKDSGVQSGFDRAAEYQLNDSAGYYLNEMDRIGKPDYLPTEQDVLRSRVKTTGIIEEQFSCKELHFRMFDVGGQRSERKKWIHCFEGVTCIIFCGALSAYDMVLVEDDEVNRMHESLHLFNSICNHRFFALTSIVLFLNKKDLFEEKIKKVHLSICFPDYDGPNTYDDASNYIKSQFLELNMKKGVKEIYSHLTCATDTKNVEIVFNAVTDIIIKENLKDCGLF, encoded by the exons ATGGGTGCGGGAGCGAGCGCCGAGGACAAAAAGTCCAAGGAGTTGGAAAAACAACTCCAAGAGGATGCCGATAAGGACTCTAAAACAGTCAAGCTATTACTGCTTG GTGCTGGTGAATCAGGGAAAAGCACCATTGTAAAACAGATGAA GATTCTCCATCAAGGTGGTTACACAAAAGAGGAACAACTGGAGTTCAGAGCGATCATCTATGGCAACATCCTGCAGTCTGCTCTGGCCATCATCAGAGGCATGGAGATGCTGGCCATTGATTTTGGCTCTCCCGCATCACAG GAGGATGCACAGAAGCTGCAGAACTTGTCAGACTCCATTGAAGAAGGCACGATGCCCACTGAGCTGGCTGATGTCATCAAGAAGCTGTGGAAAGACAGTGGTGTGCAGTCCGGCTTCGATAGAGCTGCTGAGTACCAACTCAACGACTCTGCTGGCTA CTACCTCAATGAAATGGACAGAATCGGCAAGCCTGATTACCTCCCCACCGAGCAGGATGTGCTGCGATCTCGAGTCAAAACAACTGGTATCATCGAAGAACAGTTCTCCTGCAAGGAGTTGCACTTCAG GATGTTTGACGTGGGTGGCCAGaggtcagagagaaagaagtggaTCCATTGTTTCGAGGGTGTGACCTGCATCATCTTCTGCGGAGCTCTCAGCGCATACGACATGGTGCTGGTCGAGGATGACGAGGTG AACCGCATGCACGAGTCCCTCCATCTATTCAACAGTATCTGCAACCACAGATTCTTTGCACTGACCTCAATCGTGCTTTTCCTCAACAAAAAGGATCTGTTTGAGGAGAAGATCAAGAAAGTCCACCTGAGCATCTGCTTCCCAGACTATGACG GCCCCAACACGTATGACGACGCCAGCAACTACATCAAGTCGCAGTTTCTGGAGCTGAACATGAAGAAGGGTGTGAAAGAAATCTACTCCCACTTGACCTGTGCCACAGACACAAAGAACGTCGAGATTGTGTTCAACGCTGTGACAGACATCATCATAAAAGAAAACCTTAAAGATTGCGGTCTCTTCTAA
- the gnai3 gene encoding guanine nucleotide-binding protein G(i) subunit alpha, with translation MGCTISAEDKAAVERSKMIDKNLREDREKSSREVKLLLLGAGESGKSTIVKQMKIIHEDGYSEEECKQYKMVVYSNTIQSIMAIIRAMGRLQIEFGDAARADDARQLFALASSAEEGVISPELTTVIRRLWKDVGVQECFDRSREYQLNDSAAYYLNDLERICEPNYVPTQQDVLRTRVKTTGIVETHFTFKDLYFKMFDVGGQRSERKKWIHCFEGVTSIIFCVALSDYDLVLAEDEEMNRMHESMKLFDSICNNKWFTLTSIILFLNKKDLFDEKISRSPLTICYPEYSGGHSYEEAAAYIQCQFEDLNKRKDTKEIYTHFTCATDTKNVQFVFDAVTDVIIKINLREIGLF, from the exons ATGGGCTGCACGATCAGCGCAGAGGACAAGGCTGCGGTGGAGAGGAGTAAAATGATTGATAAAAACCTGcgggaggacagagagaaatcCTCCAGAGAAGTCAAACTCCTACTGCTCG GTGCTGGGGAATCTGGGAAAAGCACGATAGTAAAGCAGATGAA AATTATTCATGAAGATGGCTACTCCGAAGAAGAGTGCAAGCAGTACAAAATGGTCGTGTACAGCAACACCATCCAGTCCATTATGGCCATCATCAGAGCCATGGGACGCTTGCAAATAGAATTTGGAGATGCTGCGCGGGCG GACGATGCTCGCCAACTGTTTGCCCTGGCGAGCTCGGCGGAGGAAGGTGTGATTTcgccagagctgaccactgtgATTCGGAGGCTGTGGAAAGATGTTGGGGTTCAGGAGTGCTTTGATCGATCACGAGAGTATCAACTCAATGACTCCGCTGCATA CTACCTGAATGATTTGGAGAGGATCTGTGAGCCGAACTACGTCCCGACTCAGCAGGATGTGCTTCGTACACGAGTTAAGACAACTGGCATCGTGGAGACTCACTTCACCTTCAAAGATCTCTACTTCAA GATGTTTGATGTTGGGGGTCAGCGctcagagaggaagaagtggATCCATTGTTTTGAGGGAGTCACAAGTATCATTTTCTGTGTGGCGCTCAGTGACTACGACCTCGTCTTGGCCGAGGATGAGGAGATG AACCGGATGCATGAGAGCATGAAGCTTTTCGACTCCATCTGCAACAACAAGTGGTTCACGCTCACCTccatcatcctcttcctcaacAAGAAGGACTTGTTTGACGAGAAGATCAGCAGGAGTCCGCTCACTATCTGCTACCCTGAATACTCCG GTGGGCACTCATACGAAGAGGCTGCAGCTTATATCCAGTGCCAGTTCGAGGACTTAAATAAACGAAAAGACACTAAGGAGATCTACACCCACTTCACATGTGCCACAGACACCAAGAATGTGCAGTTTGTGTTCGATGCTGTCACCGACGTCATCATCAAGATCAACCTGAGGGAGATCGGCCTCTTTTAA
- the gpr61 gene encoding G-protein coupled receptor 61 produces MERPITPSPSCNCSLPGLPTLSESLHQNISNNSQSIFGNGGGVDLNQLLALCAMIIMDMLAVVGNLAVMIVITKTPQLRKFAFVFHLCLVDLLAAVVLMPLGMLSDWILVDEALCRSYLSLSVCLVSAAILTICAINVERYYYIIHPMRHQVKMTVRVVVMVLVGIWIKAVIMSVLPLLGWLFQVDQGLGNPSVLIQGQRRCSLHWSGGRITRLLFMIFFTFIYFLCPMLIILVVYCNMFKVARVAGMQHGPLPTWMDTPRQRSESISSHSTMAASLWGTGARSTPQRSFSGGKAAVVLVAVGGQFLCCWLPYFSFHLYTAVVSSSPVSQAQMETVVTWIGYFCFTSNPFFYGCLNRQIREELGRHLACLFKRAGPGEGEQLASREASIEENFLQFLQGTGCNLEPCNSHSRASPLEPETEGLQGSDVQQNTPADFNIPGQILEETSEFIQRQQLNNELHVSENCCKTAPGL; encoded by the coding sequence ATGGAGCGTCCCATCACACCGAGCCCATCCTGTAACTGTTCTCTCCCTGGCCTCCCCACACTGTCAGAATCCCTGCATCAGAATATCTCAAACAACTCCCAGTCTATCTTTGGCAATGGAGGGGGGGTAGACCTAAACCAGTTGTTGGCGTTGTGTGCTATGATCATCATGGACATGCTGGCAGTGGTGGGGAACTTGGCGGTGATGATCGTTATCACCAAAACGCCGCAGCTAAGAAAGTTTGCCTTTGTGTTCCACCTGTGCTTGGTTGACCTGCTGGCTGCAGTGGTCCTGATGCCTTTAGGGATGCTGTCTGACTGGATCCTGGTGGACGAGGCCCTGTGCCGGAGCTACCTCTCCctgagtgtgtgtcttgtgAGCGCTGCCATCCTCACAATATGTGCCATCAACGTGGAGCGTTACTACTACATCATTCATCCCATGCGTCACCAAGTGAAGATGACGGTAagggtggtggtgatggtgctGGTGGGAATCTGGATTAAAGCTGTGATTATGTCAGTGCTGCCCCTCTTAGGGTGGCTGTTTCAGGTGGACCAGGGCCTTGGGAATCCTTCAGTCCTCATTCAGGGTCAGAGACGCTGCTCCCTGCACTGGTCAGGAGGCAGAATCACCCGGCTGCTCTTCATGATCTTCTTTACGTTCATCTACTTCCTGTGCCCCATGCTGATCATTCTGGTGGTCTACTGCAACATGTTCAAGGTGGCACGGGTGGCGGGCATGCAGCATGGCCCTCTTCCTACCTGGATGGACACGCCGAGACAACGATCCGAGTCCATCAGCAGCCACTCAACTATGGCAGCCAGCCTCTGGGGAACTGGTGCACGCAGTACTCCACAGAGGAGCTTCAGTGGAGGGAAGGCTGCGGTGGTTCTTGTGGCAGTGGGAGGCCAGTTTCTCTGCTGCTGGCTGCCATATTTCTCCTTCCACCTCTATACTGCTGTGGTGTCTTCATCGCCTGTCTCTCAGGCTCAGATGGAGACCGTAGTCACATGGATTGGCTATTTCTGCTTCACCTCCAACCCCTTCTTCTACGGCTGCCTGAACAGGCAGATACGAGAGGAGCTGGGTCGCCACCTGGCCTGCCTCTTCAAGAGGGCTGGGCCTGGTGAGGGGGAACAGCTGGCAAGTCGAGAAGCCTCCATCGAGGAGAACTTTTTGCAGTTTCTTCAGGGCACTGGATGCAATCTGGAGCCCTGCAACTCTCACAGCAGAGCCAGTCCACTGGAGCCAGAGACTGAGGGGCTTCAAGGATCAGATGTTCAGCAGAACACGCCAGCTGACTTTAACATCCCCGGGCAGATTCTGGAGGAAACCTCAGAGTTCATACAGCGGCAACAGCTGAACAATGAGCTGCATGTCTCAGAGAACTGCTGCAAAACTGCACCCGGGCTGTAG